A single region of the Acidobacteriota bacterium genome encodes:
- a CDS encoding DUF11 domain-containing protein, whose product MQSLKIINMIQSRTGMRWHRVCGLLVIAAVTSLLSVKLLLAVYAMAGDLDPSYGNGGSIENPIFATGGVSDLKLQADGKALAVGPTPFAPCDYPYATQYRNFLLMRLTSNGVLDNSFGDGGKAELDLGGHDTANTLAIQPNGKILVAGWTEGCSSSYKNGAVVRFTENGNLDSMFGNSGKILLSNISVEKMALQPDGKILVVGQKRFAGDYRCYIARFNPNGSYDYSFGTYGEIYPDVWESVNDGGFRDVALQNDGKIVVTSSGGSPPYRYRLLRYSAIGQLDSSFGSNGVFTSAANEGGYQLCQQADGKFAVAGSVLTNNVYYGALFRHNPDGSLDAAFGNGGKVYTVAPNTYWYAVAQQEDGKLVVGGHTPTATSNDEAALWRFQTNGLPDTGFGVNGQVISPFSNPHGWFTSLALQLDGRIVAGGVESGYLGSVFARYLNDDGTPAPADLRVSRDTVTPTTVYPSSLITYTITVTNSGPGKAGHLTFNTPTPSNTTFESFGAPAGWVVYQKPARFSPGLVSCSTYELPAGATVSFSLTVRVSPSITPGTQINHASTVWSFMPDPNNANNTLTKSVTVQ is encoded by the coding sequence ATGCAAAGTCTGAAAATCATAAACATGATTCAGTCACGAACAGGAATGCGCTGGCACAGAGTCTGTGGCTTGCTGGTCATCGCTGCGGTCACGTCACTGCTGTCCGTGAAATTGCTGCTGGCGGTCTATGCGATGGCGGGCGATCTCGATCCTAGCTATGGCAATGGCGGCAGTATCGAAAACCCAATCTTTGCTACCGGCGGAGTCTCTGATCTAAAACTCCAAGCAGATGGCAAGGCGCTGGCCGTAGGGCCAACTCCATTTGCGCCATGTGATTACCCTTACGCCACTCAGTACAGGAATTTCCTTCTCATGCGCCTCACTTCGAATGGCGTTCTGGATAATTCGTTTGGTGATGGTGGAAAAGCAGAGTTGGATTTGGGAGGGCATGACACAGCAAATACGCTGGCCATTCAGCCCAATGGCAAAATTCTGGTCGCGGGCTGGACTGAAGGCTGTTCTTCTTCGTACAAGAATGGGGCAGTGGTTCGTTTCACCGAGAACGGAAACCTTGATTCCATGTTCGGCAACAGCGGCAAGATTCTGCTCAGCAACATCAGTGTGGAGAAAATGGCGCTGCAACCGGACGGTAAGATTCTGGTCGTGGGACAAAAACGTTTTGCCGGCGATTACCGCTGTTACATCGCGCGCTTCAATCCGAATGGTTCGTATGATTACTCCTTCGGCACGTATGGCGAGATTTATCCCGACGTGTGGGAATCGGTCAATGATGGCGGCTTCCGTGATGTCGCGCTCCAAAACGACGGAAAGATCGTGGTCACATCCAGTGGAGGCTCGCCGCCTTACCGTTACCGGCTGCTCAGGTATAGCGCCATCGGGCAACTCGATTCCTCTTTCGGTTCCAATGGCGTTTTCACCTCTGCCGCCAATGAGGGCGGATACCAGTTGTGCCAGCAAGCCGACGGCAAGTTTGCCGTTGCCGGAAGTGTCCTGACCAATAACGTTTATTACGGCGCGCTCTTTCGACATAACCCGGATGGCAGTCTTGACGCCGCCTTCGGCAATGGCGGCAAGGTCTATACCGTCGCTCCTAACACGTACTGGTACGCGGTTGCACAGCAAGAGGACGGCAAGCTGGTGGTCGGCGGCCACACGCCAACGGCCACCTCAAATGACGAAGCCGCTCTTTGGCGCTTTCAGACGAACGGTTTGCCCGACACCGGTTTTGGCGTCAATGGGCAGGTTATCTCTCCGTTCTCAAATCCTCACGGCTGGTTTACGTCGCTGGCGCTGCAACTTGATGGGCGCATCGTTGCGGGCGGCGTTGAGAGTGGATATTTAGGTTCAGTGTTTGCGCGCTATCTGAATGACGACGGAACGCCCGCGCCCGCCGACCTGCGAGTGAGCAGGGATACTGTAACGCCGACCACCGTTTATCCGAGTAGCCTCATCACCTACACCATCACGGTCACCAATAGCGGCCCTGGCAAGGCGGGGCATCTGACCTTTAACACGCCCACCCCGTCCAACACGACTTTCGAATCGTTCGGCGCGCCGGCGGGCTGGGTGGTTTATCAGAAGCCCGCCCGGTTTTCCCCAGGCTTGGTCTCTTGTTCGACGTATGAGCTGCCCGCCGGCGCCACAGTGAGCTTCAGCCTCACCGTCAGAGTTAGTCCCTCCATCACGCCAGGCACGCAGATCAACCACGCCAGCACCGTCTGGAGTTTCATGCCCGATCCGAACAACGCAAACAACACCCTGACCAAAAGCGTCACGGTGCAGTAA
- a CDS encoding heme peroxidase, with protein sequence MTKPTNKERSLHGALPVRGSTFEVRSPQFEGKFGRLFRSLPPATWSEAALRELAGDGHKENRMAAEPEQTDDTPPLPIAPREDLNDDGHPRTSRLHDDEENSGIDAGFTYLGQFIDHDLTFDPASSLQQINDVDALVDFRTPRFDLDSVYGRGPDDQPYIYNSDGRTFQLGRELTEGIGGKVIAHDLPRHNWTEADGRQFHRALIGDKRNDENVIVAQLHSIFLQFHNRMATERTDLTFAQVQRQVRWHYQYVVLHDFLFKIARRDVIERVLPHLKHDSSILDDPPRLYFYNPRNSAFMPVEFSVAAYRFGHSMVRPIYRLNTKLTGGNNPDQTKPNERERGIDGRQFIFAGLKERGLNGFDSFPQEWGIDWDLFFDLSGNKERRVTKKRTQPAYKIDTSLVNPLAFLPEFSDVNIQSPPPPLVDVGQLQPPPLPGQIPVLALRNLLRGLAMGLPSGQDVALAMNFDPLRDDQLKVGKATVADEYDDLPTLVSLSNEFAGKAPLWYYILAESQHDWRKRGGDSDTPVQLGKVGSRIVVETFAGILLDDGHSVLRQAPGWHPEIGKKKNFDMADFIKFALRLDH encoded by the coding sequence ATGACCAAACCAACAAATAAAGAAAGATCTTTGCACGGGGCCTTGCCTGTCCGGGGTTCAACTTTCGAGGTCCGCTCTCCGCAATTTGAAGGGAAATTTGGAAGACTTTTTCGCAGCCTGCCGCCGGCAACATGGTCGGAAGCGGCCCTGCGCGAATTGGCCGGTGACGGTCACAAGGAAAATCGTATGGCCGCGGAACCGGAACAAACTGATGACACACCGCCGTTGCCCATTGCTCCGCGCGAAGATTTGAACGACGACGGCCATCCCCGCACCAGCCGTCTGCACGATGACGAAGAAAACAGCGGCATTGACGCCGGATTCACTTACCTGGGCCAATTCATTGACCATGACCTAACCTTTGATCCGGCCAGCAGCCTGCAACAAATCAATGACGTGGATGCGTTGGTGGATTTCCGCACTCCCCGGTTTGATTTGGATTCTGTGTATGGCCGCGGTCCTGATGACCAACCGTATATTTACAACTCTGATGGGCGAACATTTCAATTGGGCCGCGAATTGACCGAAGGGATAGGTGGTAAAGTCATCGCTCACGACCTGCCCCGACATAACTGGACAGAAGCCGATGGCAGGCAATTTCATCGCGCGCTGATTGGCGACAAACGGAATGATGAAAACGTGATCGTTGCCCAGCTTCATTCGATCTTCCTGCAATTTCATAATCGGATGGCAACCGAACGAACTGATCTGACTTTTGCGCAAGTGCAGCGGCAAGTGCGTTGGCATTATCAATATGTCGTTTTGCACGATTTTCTGTTCAAAATCGCGCGCCGTGACGTTATCGAAAGAGTGCTGCCACATTTGAAACACGATTCTTCGATTCTGGACGATCCGCCGCGCCTTTACTTTTACAATCCGCGGAACAGTGCGTTTATGCCGGTTGAATTTTCGGTTGCCGCCTACCGTTTCGGCCATTCCATGGTGCGTCCGATTTACCGGCTTAACACCAAACTCACCGGAGGCAACAATCCGGACCAAACCAAACCGAACGAACGCGAACGCGGAATTGACGGACGCCAATTCATTTTCGCGGGTCTGAAAGAACGTGGTTTGAACGGGTTTGATTCTTTCCCGCAGGAATGGGGCATTGATTGGGATTTGTTTTTTGATCTGAGCGGCAATAAAGAGCGGCGCGTCACCAAAAAACGCACACAGCCTGCTTATAAAATTGATACCTCGCTGGTGAATCCCCTGGCCTTTCTGCCGGAGTTTTCAGACGTCAATATACAATCGCCACCTCCGCCGTTGGTGGACGTCGGCCAATTGCAGCCGCCGCCGTTACCAGGTCAGATTCCTGTTCTCGCGCTACGCAATTTATTGCGAGGGCTGGCAATGGGATTGCCGTCGGGTCAAGATGTGGCGTTGGCCATGAATTTTGATCCGTTGCGCGATGACCAACTTAAGGTGGGCAAAGCGACAGTTGCCGACGAATACGATGATTTGCCAACACTGGTATCTCTCAGTAATGAATTCGCGGGGAAAGCGCCGCTTTGGTATTACATTTTGGCGGAATCTCAACACGATTGGCGTAAGCGCGGTGGGGACAGCGACACCCCCGTCCAACTTGGCAAAGTCGGCAGCCGCATTGTCGTCGAAACCTTCGCGGGAATTTTGCTGGATGACGGCCATTCGGTGCTGAGACAAGCGCCTGGCTGGCACCCGGAAATCGGCAAAAAGAAGAATTTCGACATGGCCGATTTCATCAAATTCGCGCTCAGGCTTGATCACTAA